Genomic DNA from Bacteroides zhangwenhongii:
ACTCTTTAGTTCAACAAGAGAGCCTGTCCCGTAAAAAATATACACTTTACCATCATCATCGAAGAAAAGAGATGCATCATGAAAATGCGGTGTACGGGATACCAACTCCCACTTACCGGCCGGGTCAGTTGTCGAATAAATATATCCTTTGTGCGGCTTGTCATTAGGGGAAAAGAATACATAAAACTTACCATTATGATAACGAATCGATGACGCCCATTGTCCCCGTCCATAGACAGTACCGTCTTTCAGGTCATAATTCGGAGTATCCGTCAGTTTATCAAATACATAACCTACAATTTCCCAATTTACAAGATCTTTTGATTTCATGACAGGCGCTCCGGGCATCAGATGCATTGTAGTACTGATCATATAAAAATCATCACCTACCCTAATCACAGACATATCAGGAACGTCCGCATAAATAACCGGATTACGAAATGTATCACTTGCATATCCCATTATCCCGGATAGTAGTAACAAAAACAAAACAAACAGTTTTCTCATGACCATATTCTTGATATATAAAATTAAAAAACAATTGCTGTGTATTGGAACTATTTAAATTCCCAATAATCCAAATTGAAAAGTTTCTTCCCTTTCTCTCCCTTAAAACAAAAATAAAGATCATGCACCCTTTTGGCATTCTTTATCTTGCATGACATCAGTTTATAGATATCCATTCCTCCTGTAGAAGATATGCTGATATTACCAACTATCTGTCCGTCAACACCGTCCAAACGAATCTCAATATTTCCTCCTTTTTCAATGCAGGCAGCGCTGACACTAAACTTCTTCGCCCCTTTTGCTCCAAAATCAACACCTCGCACACACAAGTATTCATCATTGTCAATATCTGTCACATATAAACCTCCATTCTCTAAATTCCCGGTCTTCAGCCCATACCCCCAAGCCATCGTTTCAGCCTCCACTCTGCGATAAGGATTAAAGGTCCCGATTTGCTCCAGTTTTGTATCCTGCCAATAGGGGACTTCCTGAATTGTCCCATCCGGATTATAATGCATTTTTGCAACAGATACCGAACGCCGCTCTTTATGATCGAAAGTCTCCAGATGAAGCAAATCATAATTTAGGCCAAACACATACGAGTCCCCCTTATAATCAATAATTCCGGGGTGATTGCCTCTGGTTCTTTCCGTAGGACGCATGATATATCCTTCTGTAACCCATGGACCGGTAGCCTTGTCACTCATGGCATAGCCAATACCTTCCGGGCAACAAGTTGAAGCAAAAGCCATATAATAATGTCCGTTCCGCTTATACGTCCAAGGTCCTTCCTGATAATGTTCCGGCTTATCAGCCAGTTGTACGATTTCTCCCGAATAAGAAACCATATCCTCATTCAGTTTCACGTAATAGACATTTGGATTGCCCCAATACATATAGGCTTGCCCGTCATCATCAATAAATACGGTAGGGTCGATATCATCCCAATGCTCTTTTTGCCATACTAACGGTTTATTCAAAGGGTCTTTGAAAAGACCGTAAGGAGAGTCGGATACCAATACGCCGATACCATTACCGTGAATCGGGCAATACATATAAAATTTACCATTACGTTCGATGACTTGCTCTGCCCAGGCACCGTTATCACGCTTCACCCAATTGAAACTCTTCAAGGAAGCGACTGCACCATGATCCGTCCAGTTTACCATGTCTGTAGAAGTATAAAGCAGCCAGTCCAGCATTTTGAAACCTTCGGCATCATCCTCATCATGAGTGGTATAAAGAAAAACGGTATCATTATATACCATTGGAGCCGGATCAGCGGTATATTTTGTCTGGATAATAGGATTTTGTGCCGTTCCCGAAACAGCCATCATAACCAACAGGAGTGATACACCCCAAAAATTCAAGTTTTTCATATTCTATCAGTTTAAAGTTATTGGGTTATTAATATTCCACCATTGCAAGGAATGGCCAATTGCAATTCTTGTTTCTTACCTATTTCTATTTGTTTTACGCTACCCTGCAATGCCTTATCATCACCATACAGTCTCACCTTTTCTCCATTGGAGAACATCGGCAAATTAATTTTAAGTTTCAGTGTTTCCTTCTGCGCATTTACTCCGGCAATATACCATTTATCTCCATGACGACGGGCAAGAATAACGTATTTGCCAGGATAACCATCTATGAAACGTACCTCATCCCAAGTCGTTGGGACCTCTTTCATAAAATCAATTGCCCACGCAGGAGCATCAGTCAAATTATTCGGTGCCAAAGCGAAATGTTGTACCGGACTTTGAAATAAAACCGCCGTAGCCAATGCAAAGACATCTGATGTCACCCGTCGACTTCCTCGTGGAGCATTATCCGCATTGTAATATTTGTTCAATGCACTACCTCCGAAATCCATGCTACCTACCGTGTTACGGATAAACGGATGCAGGGTGGCATTAAAAGCCTCATGATCACAGCTACCTTGAGAGAAATGAAGATTTTCACTAGCCAACACAGCTTCACTCGATGCGTAGTTAGGAAACATATGTTCCCAACCACGAGGCAAAGTACATCCATGAAAAATAACCAGAAGGCCGTACTCGTTTGCATCCGCCAAGATATCCTCATACAACTGCATAGTCATTTGCTTGTCACCTCCGAAAAAGTCAACTTTTATTCCGCGGATACCAATGCTTTGCATCCATTTCATCTCCTTACGTCTGGCTATCGCATTATCCATAATACCTCTCGGAGTTTGCGGAGCATCATTCCAATACCCATTCGAATTATACCACAAATAAAGAGCTACCCCTTTGTCCTTCCCATATTTAGCCAATTCTTCAATTTTATCACGCCCAATTTGTTTATCCCACAAGGCATCGACCAACACAGATTGATACCCCATCGCTGCCGAGAAATCAATATACCGGAGTTGCTCTTTGTAATTAGTACTTCCATCCATACCGATAATCCAGCTCCATGAACCCCGGCCATACGTATACTCTCCTTTTGCCGGATAAAGCGGTTTTACAACATCAAAAGGAACGGTCGTCTCCACTATGGGAGCCAAAGTCTTACCTAAAGTAATAGTACGCCAAGGCGTCTCGCCCGGTAATGCTATCCCCGGAGAAACCGTACCATTCCCATTCGCTTCACCTTCTTGCGGAAATCCAATGGTATATACTCCTCCTTTTTGTCCCAACAGACGGCTCGCACAATATCCGCCATTTACTCCCGTTTCGGAAACAAGCACCCAACCGTTATCTCCATTACGGAACAGACAGGGAAATGTATATCCTTCTCCCCAGCCATTTTTCCCTGCGACATCATCTGCTGTATAAGACGTCTCATAACTTGGAGAAGTACGGGCAAATCCCCCCATCGGTTTACTTTGCGGACAAAGGAAAGTGGTGGTTCCGTCAGGAAACGCAAATCCTGTGGCTTCCTTCCTAATCACGCAACTTTGTGTCTCACCTTGCGGATACATCTTATATTTAAAAGCAATATCATTATTACTTATGCGGAATATAACATCATAAACTGTTTTCCCTTGTTGTGTAAACAAAAATACAGCTTCATTCGCCACATAATGAACCTTGCTCTGTTTAATAGAAGGTAGCTCATAGGTTTCATCTATTTCGTTTATTGAAACATTTTTCTCTAGCGACATCCCGGATGAAAAATCTCCGATATTTGCAACAATCCCCAATGGAGATGGCCCTAAAAAGAGAACATTGTCATAACTAACAGAATAAGAGGGTCTCCCATCTCTATCCGAAACTGTTACCACCAGCTTCCCATCAGGACTTGCTATCTGTTTATCTTCTGCACTCGCAACGCTACTAACCAATAACATAGCCATTGCTATAAAAAATTTCATCATATTTCTATTTTTTAGATTCTTCAAAGGATGTATTTTCATAATTACAGAATGATAAAGTTTCTAATTAATTACCAACAGATGTTGCATACAGGCCGATCATTGCACCTGTAAAGCCACCAGCCACATTAGTAGAAAGAATATCACCGGAAACGGTTCCTCCTAAATTTATAAAACTTTTGCCATCAGTCGAATAATTAAAACGATAATCATCTCCATTGGCTGTTACTTGCAGTGTCACAGGTTTCTCTATCTCTATCTTCACCTCGCCTAGAACACTTGTTTGCCCTTTTTCGGTTCTTTGCAGTATCAGATAATAGTCTTTTTCTTTTTTAGTAATACCGAAAACGTAGTGATATCTTTCATTCTGATAACATGTTACACCGGCAAAATCTTTCTCATTTTTCGGTTTGTACTCCATTGTCGCTGCCGCTGTAAATTGATTATGCTGCTGGCGGTAGAACAAGGTAGAAGTAGGTTTCACTTCATTGATATTTGTGGTAAAAGGAATGATTCGCAAACCTTTACCGGTAATATCCACGAATTCCTCACGAGGACCTCTAAGACCGATCCATCTAAAATCCAATGTCTTATCGGAGAAATCATCCTTAAAGACAAAGTTACCACTAGGCAAATAACCATTTTGCCCTGTTTGGTTCTCTACTCCTGAAGGCATCTTCAATGTAGGTTTCATAGGAATAAGCCCATTCTCAAAAACAGGAAATGTTCCGCTCCAGTCCACCGAAAGAATAAAAGTTTCACGTCCGGTATTCACTCTATTCTTCTCATTGGGACGTATCCCCAAAAATACACCATAATATTTTCCATCCGGTCCCTCCACTAAGTCTGCATGACCAGCCCAGTCTACTTTATTCACCCGGTTTGCAGGAAAATAACGCTGGGTGAGAATCGGATTGTTACTTGCCGGAAGATAAGGTCCTTTCGGATAATCACTTACAAAAATCACTTCACTATGCCAGCCTCCGGTTCCACCTTCCGCACACATCAAATAGTAACGTCCATCTTTCTTATAGATATGAGGAGCTTCAATCCATATTGGCTTTTCTTCTATATTGATGCCACCATTGACAATGATCCGGTCCGATCCCGGAACCACTTTATCATTCTCCACATCATAATCCCATATTTTTATGACACGGTGTCCTGAGTAACATTCATTTGCTTTAGCAGGAGCATCATTATGCACCACGTATGCCTTGCCATTATCATCAAAGAAAAGAGAAGGATCAATGCCTTCAAATTGAAGTTTGACCGGATCACTCCAACCATTCTCCGGATTCTTTGTCTTTACCACCATATTTCCAAAGCCACCGGAAAATTGAGTGGTTATCATATAAAACGTATCATTATTGGGATTATATCTTATAGCAGGAGCATATACACCTGCACTAATACCGCAATCTTCAACCTTTAATTGTGACGTTCTGTCCAGCACATGACCGATTTGTTTCCAGTTGACCAAATCATTAGAATGAAAAATAGGTACCCCGGGAAACATAGCAAAAGATGAGCATA
This window encodes:
- a CDS encoding glycoside hydrolase family 43 protein — translated: MKNLNFWGVSLLLVMMAVSGTAQNPIIQTKYTADPAPMVYNDTVFLYTTHDEDDAEGFKMLDWLLYTSTDMVNWTDHGAVASLKSFNWVKRDNGAWAEQVIERNGKFYMYCPIHGNGIGVLVSDSPYGLFKDPLNKPLVWQKEHWDDIDPTVFIDDDGQAYMYWGNPNVYYVKLNEDMVSYSGEIVQLADKPEHYQEGPWTYKRNGHYYMAFASTCCPEGIGYAMSDKATGPWVTEGYIMRPTERTRGNHPGIIDYKGDSYVFGLNYDLLHLETFDHKERRSVSVAKMHYNPDGTIQEVPYWQDTKLEQIGTFNPYRRVEAETMAWGYGLKTGNLENGGLYVTDIDNDEYLCVRGVDFGAKGAKKFSVSAACIEKGGNIEIRLDGVDGQIVGNISISSTGGMDIYKLMSCKIKNAKRVHDLYFCFKGEKGKKLFNLDYWEFK
- a CDS encoding glycoside hydrolase family 97 protein, with amino-acid sequence MKFFIAMAMLLVSSVASAEDKQIASPDGKLVVTVSDRDGRPSYSVSYDNVLFLGPSPLGIVANIGDFSSGMSLEKNVSINEIDETYELPSIKQSKVHYVANEAVFLFTQQGKTVYDVIFRISNNDIAFKYKMYPQGETQSCVIRKEATGFAFPDGTTTFLCPQSKPMGGFARTSPSYETSYTADDVAGKNGWGEGYTFPCLFRNGDNGWVLVSETGVNGGYCASRLLGQKGGVYTIGFPQEGEANGNGTVSPGIALPGETPWRTITLGKTLAPIVETTVPFDVVKPLYPAKGEYTYGRGSWSWIIGMDGSTNYKEQLRYIDFSAAMGYQSVLVDALWDKQIGRDKIEELAKYGKDKGVALYLWYNSNGYWNDAPQTPRGIMDNAIARRKEMKWMQSIGIRGIKVDFFGGDKQMTMQLYEDILADANEYGLLVIFHGCTLPRGWEHMFPNYASSEAVLASENLHFSQGSCDHEAFNATLHPFIRNTVGSMDFGGSALNKYYNADNAPRGSRRVTSDVFALATAVLFQSPVQHFALAPNNLTDAPAWAIDFMKEVPTTWDEVRFIDGYPGKYVILARRHGDKWYIAGVNAQKETLKLKINLPMFSNGEKVRLYGDDKALQGSVKQIEIGKKQELQLAIPCNGGILITQ
- a CDS encoding glycoside hydrolase family 43 protein → MRTLKLILSGCQSVGLVVFIMLFFNMEVSGKGKITKNAPVFTQFIYQGEDAIYQNNPLKPGEFYNPILQGCYPDPSITRKGNDYYLVCSSFAMFPGVPIFHSNDLVNWKQIGHVLDRTSQLKVEDCGISAGVYAPAIRYNPNNDTFYMITTQFSGGFGNMVVKTKNPENGWSDPVKLQFEGIDPSLFFDDNGKAYVVHNDAPAKANECYSGHRVIKIWDYDVENDKVVPGSDRIIVNGGINIEEKPIWIEAPHIYKKDGRYYLMCAEGGTGGWHSEVIFVSDYPKGPYLPASNNPILTQRYFPANRVNKVDWAGHADLVEGPDGKYYGVFLGIRPNEKNRVNTGRETFILSVDWSGTFPVFENGLIPMKPTLKMPSGVENQTGQNGYLPSGNFVFKDDFSDKTLDFRWIGLRGPREEFVDITGKGLRIIPFTTNINEVKPTSTLFYRQQHNQFTAAATMEYKPKNEKDFAGVTCYQNERYHYVFGITKKEKDYYLILQRTEKGQTSVLGEVKIEIEKPVTLQVTANGDDYRFNYSTDGKSFINLGGTVSGDILSTNVAGGFTGAMIGLYATSVGN